A genomic window from Rhodococcus sp. KBS0724 includes:
- a CDS encoding ribonuclease H codes for MIIVSTDGSCLRNPGGAIGWAWVNHEGPSMSGGESSGTNQIAELRALFEAVAAHPGDEPLLIESDSQYAIKCASEWLPSWKRKGWKTASGGAVKNLELVQSIDRAISDRVGPVRFRWVRGHVGNHYNEVADKLAGEAARAIVSGDIESVPLAVHTPAPAPVKKEVTVVNSSYKEKSTTAVEPEDLFTLF; via the coding sequence ATGATCATCGTGAGCACCGACGGATCCTGTCTGCGCAACCCTGGCGGAGCTATCGGCTGGGCTTGGGTAAATCACGAGGGTCCGTCGATGTCGGGCGGCGAATCATCCGGAACCAACCAGATCGCCGAGTTGAGGGCGCTCTTCGAGGCCGTCGCAGCTCACCCCGGAGACGAGCCTTTGCTCATCGAATCCGACTCTCAATACGCCATCAAATGTGCGTCCGAGTGGCTGCCGAGTTGGAAGCGCAAGGGCTGGAAAACCGCGAGCGGTGGCGCCGTCAAGAACCTGGAACTGGTACAGAGCATCGACCGCGCCATCAGTGATCGTGTCGGGCCGGTACGTTTCCGTTGGGTCCGCGGGCACGTGGGCAACCACTACAACGAGGTGGCCGACAAACTGGCGGGCGAAGCCGCCCGCGCTATTGTCTCCGGCGATATCGAGTCGGTGCCGCTTGCCGTGCATACCCCGGCTCCGGCTCCCGTGAAGAAAGAAGTGACCGTCGTGAACTCCTCGTACAAGGAGAAGTCCACGACGGCTGTCGAACCGGAAGATCTGTTCACACTGTTCTGA
- a CDS encoding 3-oxoacyl-ACP reductase has product MTQSLSLEGKVAAVTGAGAGLGRAEALGLAAAGAAVIVNDMGPAANDVVDEIKAAGGQAIAITGDVSDWSLGARFVEEGVKNFGSFDILVNNAGILRDKMIFNLTESDWDDVIRVHLKGHAATSHAAAVHWRAASKAADAPVYGRIINTSSEAFLFGSAGQPNYSAAKAGITALTLSSAAGLSRYGVRSNAICPRARTAMTAGAFGENNTGVTGLDPLAPERVATLVSYLASPDSDEINGQVFVVYGKMVALMEAPKVENRFDAAGSAFTVEELGGQLTSYFSGRGPYENYAAYSVAGLEKIALAVDETATV; this is encoded by the coding sequence ATGACGCAATCACTGAGCTTGGAAGGCAAAGTAGCCGCAGTCACCGGTGCCGGCGCCGGACTCGGCCGCGCAGAGGCACTCGGCCTCGCAGCAGCCGGCGCGGCCGTCATCGTCAACGACATGGGCCCCGCAGCCAATGACGTGGTCGACGAGATCAAGGCCGCAGGCGGACAAGCCATCGCCATCACCGGCGACGTCTCCGACTGGTCGCTCGGCGCACGCTTCGTCGAGGAAGGCGTCAAGAACTTCGGCTCCTTCGACATCCTCGTCAACAACGCAGGCATCCTGCGCGACAAGATGATCTTCAACCTGACCGAATCCGACTGGGACGACGTCATCCGCGTGCACCTCAAGGGCCATGCCGCAACCTCCCATGCGGCTGCAGTGCACTGGCGCGCCGCCAGCAAGGCAGCCGACGCCCCCGTCTACGGCCGCATCATCAACACATCCTCCGAAGCCTTCCTCTTCGGCAGCGCCGGACAGCCCAACTACTCGGCAGCCAAGGCCGGCATCACGGCTCTGACGCTCTCCAGCGCAGCCGGCCTCTCCCGTTACGGCGTCCGCAGCAACGCAATCTGCCCGCGCGCCCGGACGGCCATGACGGCAGGTGCATTCGGCGAGAACAACACCGGCGTCACCGGCCTCGATCCGCTTGCACCCGAGCGTGTTGCCACGCTGGTCAGCTACCTGGCTTCGCCCGATTCGGACGAGATCAACGGACAGGTCTTTGTCGTCTACGGCAAGATGGTGGCACTGATGGAAGCACCGAAGGTCGAGAACCGTTTCGACGCAGCCGGATCCGCATTCACCGTCGAAGAGCTCGGTGGTCAGCTCACGTCGTACTTCTCGGGTCGTGGACCCTACGAGAACTACGCCGCCTACAGCGTTGCCGGCCTCGAGAAGATCGCACTCGCAGTCGACGAGACCGCAACCGTATAA
- a CDS encoding DNA-3-methyladenine glycosylase: protein MTPQPGAAEVTVTSQRPLDAALTLSPHQRGPGDPTHRRSPDGTIWRVSRQLSGPVTYRITQSDRHTVRVQAWGPGATEFLGGAEALLGLGDEAEDFAPEHPKLVEAHRRFPHLRIGRTGRVMEALVPAILEQRVHGVDAFAAWRRLLTKFGERPPGPAPDGMRVPLTADQWRRMPSWEFHRANVDPARSKTIVQCARVADRLEQASTFTPAEATRRLRAVPGVGIWTAAEVAQRAFGDSDALSVGDYHLAAVVGWSLLGEPIDDARMVEYLAPLQPHRYRAVRLLQISGQAVKPKFGPRTAIADHRRH, encoded by the coding sequence ATGACGCCGCAACCAGGCGCTGCCGAAGTCACGGTGACTTCTCAGCGACCACTCGATGCCGCGCTGACGCTCAGCCCGCATCAGCGCGGACCTGGCGACCCCACTCACAGACGGTCCCCGGACGGCACAATCTGGCGAGTTTCCCGCCAACTTTCCGGTCCTGTGACCTACCGCATCACGCAGTCCGATCGCCACACCGTCCGGGTGCAGGCGTGGGGCCCCGGCGCTACGGAATTCCTGGGCGGAGCCGAAGCACTGCTCGGTCTGGGCGACGAAGCCGAAGACTTCGCTCCCGAACATCCCAAGCTGGTCGAAGCTCATCGACGCTTCCCGCATCTTCGGATCGGACGCACGGGCCGTGTCATGGAGGCCCTCGTCCCCGCCATCCTCGAGCAACGTGTCCACGGCGTCGACGCTTTCGCAGCGTGGCGCCGTCTGCTGACCAAGTTCGGAGAACGCCCTCCCGGACCTGCGCCCGACGGAATGCGAGTTCCACTCACCGCAGATCAGTGGCGACGCATGCCGTCGTGGGAGTTTCATCGCGCGAACGTCGACCCGGCACGATCGAAGACGATCGTGCAGTGCGCTCGGGTCGCCGATCGATTGGAGCAAGCGTCGACCTTCACTCCGGCCGAGGCAACCAGACGTTTGCGAGCTGTGCCGGGCGTCGGGATCTGGACGGCCGCCGAGGTGGCCCAACGCGCTTTCGGGGATTCGGACGCACTGTCGGTGGGCGATTACCATCTCGCCGCGGTAGTCGGCTGGTCACTTCTCGGCGAGCCGATCGACGACGCTCGTATGGTCGAGTACCTCGCTCCCTTGCAACCGCATCGGTATCGGGCGGTTCGACTCCTGCAGATCAGTGGGCAGGCCGTCAAACCGAAGTTCGGGCCCCGCACCGCTATCGCGGATCATCGTCGGCACTGA
- a CDS encoding nuclear transport factor 2 family protein, with protein MSLTESEVASLSPVEELLAIEEIKKVFSARLRCMDTKQWHIYPTLHTADVVSETWGGLPTDKQPKTGDTSNQVVGIEKLTNAIRNMLDGEIPLTTAHHAHTPEIVLTSPTTATGIWAMEDMLWWNDGEKELHLHGYGHYHEEYRKEDGKWLISYRTLTRLRVDQDPGFFRFMKAL; from the coding sequence ATGTCTTTGACCGAGTCCGAAGTCGCGTCACTCAGTCCTGTCGAGGAACTACTCGCAATCGAGGAAATCAAAAAGGTCTTCTCGGCTCGGCTGCGCTGCATGGACACCAAGCAGTGGCATATCTACCCGACGCTGCACACCGCTGATGTCGTCAGCGAGACGTGGGGCGGACTCCCGACGGACAAGCAACCCAAGACCGGTGACACGTCGAACCAGGTGGTCGGTATCGAGAAACTTACCAACGCCATCCGGAACATGCTCGACGGCGAAATTCCTCTCACCACCGCGCACCACGCGCACACTCCCGAAATCGTGTTGACCTCCCCCACCACCGCCACGGGGATCTGGGCGATGGAGGACATGCTGTGGTGGAACGACGGTGAAAAGGAACTGCACCTGCACGGCTACGGCCACTACCACGAGGAATACCGCAAAGAGGACGGTAAGTGGCTGATCAGCTACCGCACCCTCACGAGGCTGCGCGTCGATCAGGACCCCGGATTCTTCCGATTCATGAAAGCACTGTGA
- a CDS encoding alpha/beta hydrolase has translation MTRTGEYVESGAAPEPLDGRLRALLDRGRNMGGPPMYELAVHDARAKVLAGNRLCSDGPNTVAVEDITLESTGLSARRYTPSGIGDPVAVVVYFHGGGWVTGDLDYADNVCRYLAAGAGVEVVSVDYRLAPEAQFPAAADDAVAAVVAIAATTGGVPLAVAGDSAGGNLAAVAVAQLRGVVAVAAQVLLYPVLDSDTTRPSYRRSSSADGIGTREMEWFLDHYCPELQERTGMMFSPMNGEDLGGLPPTVLLVAGHDPLHDEGVDYAEQLRRAGIPVELIDHPGMNHGFFRFESVLEDYVPRAAAQLSEAVVRALSFRS, from the coding sequence ATGACTCGTACCGGTGAGTATGTCGAGTCGGGAGCCGCACCCGAACCTCTCGACGGGCGGTTGCGGGCATTGCTCGACCGGGGCCGCAATATGGGCGGCCCGCCGATGTACGAGTTGGCAGTCCACGATGCACGGGCCAAAGTGCTGGCCGGCAACAGGCTCTGCTCAGATGGTCCGAATACCGTTGCAGTCGAGGACATTACGTTGGAATCGACGGGGCTGTCCGCCAGGCGCTACACCCCGTCGGGCATCGGGGACCCTGTCGCGGTGGTGGTGTACTTCCACGGCGGCGGCTGGGTGACGGGAGACCTCGACTACGCAGATAACGTGTGCCGGTATCTCGCCGCCGGGGCCGGAGTCGAAGTTGTCAGCGTCGACTACCGACTTGCTCCGGAAGCGCAGTTTCCGGCTGCTGCCGACGACGCCGTAGCGGCTGTAGTCGCGATCGCAGCAACAACCGGTGGAGTGCCGCTCGCAGTGGCAGGAGACAGCGCCGGGGGGAACCTTGCCGCAGTAGCAGTCGCGCAATTGCGCGGCGTCGTCGCCGTCGCGGCTCAGGTGCTGCTGTATCCGGTGCTCGACAGCGACACCACTCGCCCGTCGTACCGGCGTTCGTCGTCGGCCGACGGAATCGGAACCCGGGAGATGGAGTGGTTTCTGGACCACTATTGCCCCGAATTGCAGGAACGTACCGGCATGATGTTTTCCCCGATGAACGGCGAGGATCTCGGCGGGTTGCCCCCGACAGTGCTGCTCGTCGCCGGTCACGATCCGCTGCACGACGAGGGCGTGGACTACGCCGAGCAACTGCGCCGTGCGGGGATTCCGGTCGAGTTGATCGATCATCCCGGGATGAACCACGGATTCTTTCGATTCGAGTCCGTACTCGAGGACTACGTACCGCGCGCTGCGGCGCAACTCTCCGAGGCCGTCGTGAGAGCCCTCAGCTTTCGTAGCTAG
- a CDS encoding FadR/GntR family transcriptional regulator, with amino-acid sequence MATRSGRPEKTAMIVARRIVSEIAAKGLRPGDRLPPEKVMLDQYEIGRGTLREALRFLELSGALSLKPGPGGGPTVEKPDASHLMDSLALLLQFEKTPFDSILEARVGLEPMNARLAAARVTDEQLAAMEAAVTRMDENIRDLNLFHETSKEFHDALAWASGNAVFGYLIDAIDGIFEGPMFSEYPLARRKKDLAAHRAVLAAVAQRDPDGAEATMREHMEELAGFLRKKSAALLNQPITWAAL; translated from the coding sequence ATGGCTACCAGATCAGGTAGGCCGGAGAAGACCGCAATGATCGTGGCGAGGCGAATCGTCTCCGAGATCGCGGCCAAAGGACTACGTCCAGGGGATCGCCTACCCCCGGAGAAAGTCATGCTCGATCAGTACGAAATCGGTCGGGGCACGCTTCGTGAAGCGCTCCGATTCCTCGAACTGTCTGGGGCGCTGTCACTTAAGCCCGGTCCGGGCGGTGGACCCACTGTCGAGAAACCCGACGCGTCGCACCTCATGGACAGCCTCGCGCTGCTACTTCAGTTCGAGAAGACGCCCTTCGATTCGATCCTCGAGGCCCGAGTGGGTCTCGAACCGATGAATGCCCGTCTCGCCGCGGCACGGGTCACCGACGAGCAACTAGCAGCGATGGAAGCTGCTGTGACACGGATGGACGAAAACATCCGTGATCTCAATCTGTTCCATGAAACAAGCAAAGAATTCCATGATGCGCTCGCCTGGGCTTCCGGCAACGCTGTCTTCGGATATCTCATCGACGCTATCGACGGCATCTTCGAGGGTCCGATGTTCTCCGAATACCCCCTGGCCCGAAGAAAGAAGGACCTCGCAGCTCATCGGGCGGTTCTCGCCGCTGTCGCCCAACGCGATCCGGACGGCGCAGAAGCCACGATGCGCGAGCACATGGAAGAACTCGCGGGGTTCCTGCGTAAGAAATCTGCGGCACTTCTCAATCAACCGATAACCTGGGCTGCACTCTAG
- a CDS encoding MFS transporter: MDVLTAIKTKPMKRFQYVSLMACLLVITVDGFDVFVMGFVLPHLPDDFFSGTAEKGYLLSAGLFGMAAGSILLAPLADRIGRRKLVQICLTASLVGMVASAMSPNVEALIVARLITGIGIGGMAASLVVLVQEYCSDSRRNLMVGIYSIGFPVGSLVGGGIGAFLVGSLGGSWHVMFAFGAVITLGAIVVAYFFMPESIDFLVTRNTPEAQAEINRIVARLDDPSIDPEARPAATPAVVAGGSLRSLFSGRLAKRTLLSWLAYASLMCSFYFANTWTPELVKTASGDANLGTTAGLILSLGGLFGALTFGVWTLKTSAPRVLWISMLGAAISIFTFAAFFTHSAIAIAITAAVGLFTYIAITASAAVVPQLYPASSRATAMGWMLGVGRLCSISAPILVGYALTVVAPQTLYYFAAIPMLIGAWATHSLWRLSRTRQLESVDTARTVASAAH; encoded by the coding sequence ATGGATGTTCTCACTGCGATAAAGACGAAACCGATGAAGCGGTTCCAGTACGTCTCGCTCATGGCATGCCTGCTCGTAATCACAGTCGACGGATTCGACGTGTTCGTCATGGGATTCGTGCTTCCTCACCTTCCTGACGACTTCTTCTCCGGGACGGCAGAGAAGGGCTATCTGCTCAGCGCCGGCTTGTTCGGAATGGCAGCAGGGTCGATACTGTTGGCGCCATTGGCTGACCGGATCGGTCGACGAAAGCTGGTCCAAATTTGTTTGACTGCAAGCCTCGTGGGGATGGTTGCCAGTGCGATGTCGCCGAACGTCGAGGCCTTGATCGTGGCCCGACTTATCACGGGAATCGGTATCGGCGGAATGGCCGCGAGTCTGGTTGTGCTTGTTCAGGAATACTGCTCCGACAGTCGGCGGAACCTTATGGTGGGTATCTACTCGATCGGATTCCCAGTGGGGAGCCTCGTCGGAGGCGGAATCGGTGCTTTCCTTGTTGGATCACTCGGCGGTTCCTGGCACGTAATGTTCGCCTTCGGTGCCGTCATAACACTGGGTGCAATCGTCGTCGCTTACTTCTTCATGCCGGAGTCGATCGACTTCCTGGTTACCCGCAACACTCCGGAGGCACAGGCGGAGATCAACAGGATCGTCGCACGTTTGGATGACCCATCCATCGATCCAGAAGCCCGGCCGGCCGCAACTCCTGCTGTCGTTGCCGGAGGGAGCTTACGCAGTTTGTTCTCAGGGCGACTTGCCAAGCGGACGTTGTTGTCCTGGCTTGCCTACGCAAGTCTGATGTGCTCGTTTTACTTTGCGAATACATGGACCCCGGAATTGGTGAAGACAGCCAGCGGCGACGCGAACTTGGGTACGACGGCTGGTCTGATCCTCAGCCTCGGTGGACTTTTCGGCGCGTTGACATTCGGTGTGTGGACCCTCAAGACATCCGCGCCGCGAGTGCTCTGGATTTCGATGCTGGGAGCAGCGATCTCGATCTTCACCTTCGCCGCTTTCTTTACACATTCGGCCATAGCGATCGCAATCACCGCGGCAGTTGGTCTGTTCACCTATATTGCGATCACCGCGAGCGCGGCCGTCGTGCCGCAGCTATATCCGGCCAGCTCGCGCGCTACCGCGATGGGCTGGATGCTCGGAGTCGGCCGACTCTGCTCGATCTCCGCCCCCATCCTTGTCGGATACGCGTTGACCGTCGTTGCACCGCAGACCCTGTACTACTTCGCAGCCATCCCGATGCTGATCGGCGCCTGGGCTACTCATTCGTTGTGGAGGCTGAGCCGGACACGACAATTGGAGTCGGTGGACACCGCGAGGACTGTTGCCTCCGCCGCACATTGA
- a CDS encoding acryloyl-CoA reductase, translating to MTSFNAWVAREGDNAIDFAPETVDESFLPAGEVTIRVEYSSVNYKDALAVTPKGGVVRNYPIVPGIDIAGEVIASESDEFAPGDKVVAHGYEIGTARHGGYAEIARLPAEWVVKLDGMSTADAAAIGTAGFTAAMSVQAILASGITPADGPVLVTGASGGVGTVSVDLLSSAGFDVVASSGKPGAVELLTSLGASSVIGRLPEDPDAKPRPLGKSQWAAAVDCVGGKTLAHVLSTMNYGGVVAASGLTGGAALPTTVMPFILRGVSLLGIDSVLMPIAPRRELWARLHSDLAPRHLKDITNRVAVRDVVSVIDQVREGKYTGRALVEVAGGF from the coding sequence ATGACATCCTTCAACGCCTGGGTTGCCCGAGAGGGCGACAACGCCATCGATTTTGCCCCCGAGACTGTCGACGAATCTTTCCTCCCCGCAGGTGAGGTCACCATTCGTGTCGAGTACTCCAGCGTGAACTACAAGGACGCACTGGCCGTCACGCCCAAAGGCGGTGTTGTCCGGAACTACCCGATCGTTCCCGGCATCGACATCGCCGGCGAGGTTATCGCCTCCGAATCCGACGAGTTCGCTCCGGGCGACAAGGTTGTGGCCCACGGCTACGAAATCGGTACCGCCCGCCACGGTGGTTACGCCGAGATCGCGCGACTCCCAGCTGAATGGGTAGTGAAACTCGACGGCATGTCCACCGCTGATGCGGCCGCGATCGGTACAGCAGGATTCACCGCCGCGATGAGCGTGCAGGCAATCCTGGCGAGCGGAATCACTCCAGCCGACGGTCCGGTCCTCGTAACGGGGGCGAGCGGAGGCGTCGGCACAGTCAGCGTAGATCTGCTGTCGAGTGCGGGTTTCGACGTAGTCGCGTCCAGCGGCAAACCCGGCGCCGTGGAACTTCTGACATCACTCGGCGCTTCTTCGGTGATCGGCCGCCTGCCCGAGGATCCCGATGCAAAGCCTCGCCCGCTCGGCAAATCCCAATGGGCGGCTGCAGTGGACTGCGTCGGCGGTAAGACTCTCGCTCATGTCTTGAGCACGATGAATTACGGTGGCGTGGTCGCGGCCAGCGGCCTGACCGGCGGCGCTGCGCTGCCGACAACCGTGATGCCCTTCATTCTCCGCGGAGTTTCGCTGCTCGGTATCGACTCGGTTCTGATGCCGATCGCACCTCGCCGCGAACTGTGGGCACGCCTTCACTCCGATCTCGCTCCGCGCCATCTGAAGGACATCACCAACCGCGTCGCCGTTCGAGACGTCGTGTCGGTGATCGATCAGGTGCGCGAAGGCAAGTACACGGGCCGCGCGCTCGTCGAGGTTGCAGGCGGGTTCTAA
- a CDS encoding NADH:flavin oxidoreductase produces the protein MTSPLFQPLRIRSLELPNRIVMSPMTRTYSIEGVPGQDVADYYRRRAEGGTGLIVTEGVAIDHVSAVDHANVPNLHTPAAQAGWRKVIDDVHAAGGKIVPQLWHVGPLWGAMTQMDPSLKPMRPSGEWGPLGVTSYSAAYVERAQATTEAMTEQDIEDVIAAYVRSAKHAVELGFDGIAIHGGHGYLLDSFFWEGTNQRDDAWGGDLEHRTKFPAAVVAAIREAIGPDLPIIYRFSQHKQQDFTAKIAETPEELGVILGALVDAGVDVLDASIRRFDVPAFEGSDLSLAGWAKKLTGAVTMAVGSVGLGKSLRDSRIEGVAPVVDNIPQLEERIGSGEFDLIAIGRLHLADPALATTLRAGGPLPAFDRAVHEGSLI, from the coding sequence ATGACCAGTCCCCTTTTCCAGCCTTTGCGCATTCGTTCGCTCGAACTGCCCAACCGCATTGTCATGTCCCCGATGACGCGCACTTACTCCATCGAGGGCGTCCCAGGACAGGACGTCGCCGATTACTACCGTCGACGCGCTGAGGGCGGCACCGGCCTGATCGTCACCGAAGGCGTTGCGATCGATCACGTGAGCGCGGTCGACCATGCCAACGTCCCCAACCTGCACACCCCCGCCGCTCAAGCCGGCTGGCGCAAGGTCATCGACGACGTTCACGCTGCCGGCGGCAAGATCGTGCCGCAGTTGTGGCACGTCGGCCCGTTGTGGGGCGCGATGACGCAGATGGATCCTTCTCTCAAGCCGATGCGCCCGTCCGGTGAGTGGGGACCGCTCGGTGTCACGTCGTACTCCGCCGCCTACGTCGAGCGCGCTCAGGCAACAACCGAAGCGATGACCGAGCAGGACATCGAAGATGTGATCGCCGCCTACGTCCGCAGTGCGAAGCACGCTGTCGAGCTCGGGTTCGACGGCATCGCCATTCACGGCGGCCACGGCTACCTGCTGGATTCCTTCTTCTGGGAAGGCACCAACCAGCGCGACGACGCGTGGGGCGGCGACTTGGAGCATCGTACCAAATTCCCCGCGGCCGTCGTGGCAGCGATCCGCGAAGCCATCGGCCCCGATCTGCCGATCATCTACCGCTTCTCCCAGCACAAGCAGCAGGATTTCACTGCAAAGATCGCGGAAACCCCGGAAGAGTTGGGCGTGATCTTGGGTGCTTTGGTCGATGCCGGGGTCGACGTGCTCGATGCCAGCATCCGGCGCTTCGACGTCCCAGCGTTCGAAGGCAGCGACCTCTCCCTCGCCGGCTGGGCGAAGAAGCTGACCGGCGCCGTCACCATGGCCGTAGGCAGTGTCGGCCTTGGAAAGTCGTTGCGCGACAGCCGCATCGAAGGTGTTGCACCCGTCGTGGACAACATTCCGCAGCTCGAAGAGCGCATCGGTAGCGGCGAGTTCGACCTGATCGCGATCGGTCGCTTGCACTTGGCTGATCCGGCACTCGCCACCACTCTGCGTGCCGGCGGTCCGTTGCCCGCATTCGATCGAGCAGTGCATGAGGGCAGCTTGATCTAG
- a CDS encoding SDR family NAD(P)-dependent oxidoreductase, giving the protein MRLNGKVAIVTGGAGGIGRAITRVFAREGAKVLFVDINDEQGQALEQELAGSGKFLNVDLAAAGSAEQIRDAALAAFGKLDILVNNAHASRQAPLLETTQDMFDLSFNTGFYPVVHLMQACHDELAKSKGSVINFASGSGLDGMPTQTSYAAAKEAVRGLTRVVANEWAPEGIRVNVVCPFAATEGVVKWQEAFPERAAASVAKVPLGRIGDPETDIAPVVVFLASEDSKYMTGQTLMADGGSIKLR; this is encoded by the coding sequence ATGAGGTTGAACGGCAAGGTAGCGATTGTCACCGGCGGCGCCGGTGGTATCGGTCGCGCAATCACCCGAGTCTTTGCCCGTGAAGGCGCGAAGGTCCTGTTCGTCGACATCAACGACGAACAGGGCCAGGCCCTCGAGCAGGAACTGGCCGGATCCGGCAAGTTCCTCAACGTCGACCTTGCTGCCGCAGGTTCAGCCGAGCAGATCCGTGACGCCGCGCTCGCGGCGTTCGGCAAGCTCGACATCCTGGTCAACAACGCTCACGCGTCTCGTCAGGCCCCGTTGCTGGAAACCACGCAGGACATGTTCGATCTGTCCTTCAACACCGGTTTCTACCCCGTTGTCCACCTGATGCAGGCGTGTCACGACGAACTGGCGAAGTCCAAGGGTTCGGTCATCAACTTCGCGTCCGGTTCCGGCTTGGACGGTATGCCCACCCAGACCTCGTACGCAGCGGCCAAGGAAGCTGTGCGCGGCCTGACCCGCGTCGTCGCCAACGAGTGGGCGCCGGAAGGCATTCGGGTCAACGTAGTCTGCCCGTTTGCCGCCACCGAAGGCGTCGTCAAGTGGCAGGAGGCCTTTCCCGAGCGCGCAGCCGCATCGGTCGCCAAGGTACCTCTCGGGCGCATCGGTGACCCCGAAACCGACATCGCTCCCGTCGTCGTGTTCCTGGCGAGCGAGGATTCCAAGTACATGACCGGCCAGACGTTGATGGCCGACGGCGGCAGCATCAAACTTCGCTGA
- a CDS encoding amidohydrolase family protein, whose protein sequence is MCVDTDSVPGAEEIAEVRDFWSELGVPGLVDVHTHFMPKSVMDKVWGYFDSAGPMIGRPWPITYRLVEEERVHRLREFGVRAFTSMIYPHKNAMAEWLNQWAVEFAAQTPDCLHTATFYPEETAASYVGKALESGARIFKSHIQVGNYDPNDPLLDKVWGQLEDSETPIVIHCGSGPAPGKYTGPDRIASLLARYPRLPLIIAHMGMPEYSEFLDLAESYGNVRLDTTMAFTDFTEEQCAFPTSDVSRLVDLQDRILFGSDFPNIPYPYLKALQALTRFGLGDEWLRAVVHDNAAKLFSVS, encoded by the coding sequence ATGTGCGTTGATACGGATTCGGTCCCCGGGGCCGAGGAGATCGCTGAGGTTCGGGATTTCTGGAGTGAGTTGGGCGTTCCGGGCTTGGTCGATGTTCACACCCATTTCATGCCCAAGAGCGTCATGGACAAGGTGTGGGGCTACTTCGACTCCGCCGGACCGATGATCGGTCGACCATGGCCCATCACGTATCGCCTGGTGGAGGAGGAACGCGTACATCGGCTGCGTGAATTCGGAGTCCGGGCCTTTACCTCGATGATCTACCCGCACAAGAACGCGATGGCCGAGTGGCTCAATCAGTGGGCCGTCGAGTTTGCCGCCCAAACACCGGATTGTCTGCACACGGCCACGTTCTATCCCGAGGAGACGGCCGCGTCGTACGTCGGAAAGGCTTTGGAGTCGGGGGCGCGAATCTTCAAGTCCCACATCCAGGTCGGGAACTACGATCCGAACGATCCGCTGCTCGACAAGGTGTGGGGGCAGCTCGAGGACTCCGAGACGCCCATCGTGATCCACTGTGGATCGGGACCGGCGCCGGGAAAGTACACGGGACCCGATCGTATTGCTTCTCTGTTGGCGCGCTACCCGCGACTGCCGCTGATCATCGCGCACATGGGAATGCCTGAGTACAGCGAATTCCTTGATCTTGCAGAGTCATACGGGAATGTGCGACTGGATACGACCATGGCGTTCACGGATTTCACGGAAGAGCAGTGTGCGTTCCCGACATCGGATGTCTCCCGCCTGGTCGACCTGCAGGACCGGATCCTCTTCGGGAGCGATTTTCCGAACATTCCGTACCCGTATCTCAAAGCACTACAGGCGCTTACGCGTTTCGGCCTCGGTGACGAGTGGTTGCGCGCGGTTGTTCACGACAACGCTGCCAAACTCTTCTCGGTGAGCTGA